The Solanum pennellii chromosome 4, SPENNV200 genomic interval AGGACATGGAAATTCAACATGAAAAGGTATATTAATATTAAGCTATTAACCAAGTTGAACCAATACCTTCAACCTAGTACGGCCTAAAATGTTAACAAAGTCTTCAGCAGGCAAAAGAGCCTGGATTTCTTAATGTACTTTGGCCATTCATTCGTACGTCACACTCTATTTACGCCTAATTCAATAACTAAGTTATCGTTTTTATCACTTCTTTGCACTCTCCTAAAGAATGAGAACAGGGTTAGTTCTACATTAGGAATCTTTATACTGATTTAGGCTCTATGTGTGTAattccacaagtggggtctaggGAGGGTAGAATATATGCAAATCTTAATTATACCTTGGGGAAATCTGAAAGATCCTCAACTCAAATATAACAAATCAAAGTAAACGAAAAGGAATACGGCAGTGAAGAAAACATGTCAATCAATAAGGAAGGTAGTACAAAGCAttcagagaaaaaaaaaaaacattaacaacaacgGGATAATGCagaaactaaaaagaaaatacatgtACAAGACTAATACTACAACAGACACAGGCACAGCGCTTCTAGGCTCCCACCAAGCCTAAACCAGTCGCAAAGCGAGTCAAAGCTCAACTACCTACTAACCTTCTTACCATAATCTGCGACCTACATACCCTCTTATCTAAGGTCATATCCTTatcagtgttatcaaaggcaCGCTTTAAGCGCGCTTAAGCCCTGAAGTGAGGCTCAAAAATTGTTGAGCGCTTCACCTCGCAAGGTTCTAAACAATCAATACTTcactttataataaaaaatcattggtcatatatatatattggtcttggactaaacatatgtatttgtatttcttCTCACGTTGCgccttttttcattaattaacttTTGGTCAATCACAACACCTTGGTTACCACACACATGGAAAGTATAATAGTATATGGTTTATCACTTTAACccaatatattcttttttcttgttaaaTAGTGACTATGGATTTCGGAAACAAAGAACTTATAAAAAAGTCAGATGAGGAACACTTAATGGCTCATTACTGATAATAAAAGTTAAAGATGGCATGGCTGCCTTTTTCAAAGAAGTTAAATGGTGGCAAGGGAGTGGAATTCCTTTTAGGAGAAAAGGAACAATGCTATGGCTATACATTGGAAGAGTTATTAGTCCAGGTTTGTTTTATCCATATTTTGGAGACAAGGTATTAAGTCAACAAAAGCTTCCGGCTCAAACACATTTGCCATGGCCTTGTTACACCAAAAACTAAGCAAATCACTTTTGttcaaaattaactaaattgcCTTTTTGTCTACAGAAACTCTAGCATTCCTTTCTCTCCATCGGACCACCACACCACAGAGGGGTTACTTTTTAGACATCttttatgcaaaaaattatgTGTTTACTTGAGTTTTCTAAGTTGGAGACATATTCCTAATAGTTGCAAGGTGAACTCCTAGgagagtcacaacccttcatttcctgTTCACACCTTTAAAACCCAACAGTTGCAAGGTGAACTCTTTGATGCACTAAAATCTTTGACATCTTTTTTGTTAGTGTAGTTAATTACATCAGAATTCTGAGGTGGAGGTTTTTGGTTCTGCAGCAAATCTTCTGTCTAGCATTCATGAACATCTCTTTTCAGTCATACAAAACTTTCTCCACTGTATGACCCTTCGGATTATCTTCTTTGCTCGTTTTCCAGCTAATTGATCCTTAATAAGCCtaataattttcatacatttccaCATTAAGCActctatatatattaatcacaGTGAAAAGTAATGCACCTTTCATTGAAGGGGAAGACTGCTTCTGGTTACTACTTCCTATTTGCTAAAGAAAATTCTTTCcaatttcatattcatgcattaaTTCCCGCGCAGATGGGACACAAAGCCATAAGATCCTTCCAATTCTTTAATAATTCATTACTCTTACCTTGACACCACCTTCACACGAAGGAAACAGAGACAAAATTTTGCGTAGGCGgcaaacaaaaaagaagagCAAGAACATGGTGTAGCAGTATGGAAAGCCAGCATACGGAATTAAGTGGTAGGTGGCATTTTTCACAAATGCAGATTAAAGCAATGTGTGTGCAGAGGAGAGAACAAGAATAGACATGCAAGTAAACAATAAGCTAGAAGTATAATCAGTTTGTATGGTTATCTATATTTGTTTAAGGGAGTTAACTTTTAATTATAAACACATCAATCAGAATATCAGTAATAACGAAAATGACGAGTTTGAGGGTAATTACCAGCTAAAgcggaaaagaaaaatattgccAGCCGGTATCTGACAAACCATGGTAAGTCAACTAAAAGAGAGCAATACTTCTGGAATTTTCCCAAGCCAATGGTCATTTCAGAGTCCATCTTTCGGCCTTGGAGTTGTGATAATGAGATTTTCAATGCACTAACTGGCAACCCCTTTTCATCTCTGACATGAAACTTCAAATCTACTGGATTTGAATCCCAATTGATCTCAATGGTACCAACGTTTGGTTGACCTAGATTATATCCACATACTGAAGACTAATTATCTAGACACAAAAGCTGTCATAgtacatatttttaaaagggCACAGGAAAATGGGTAAGAAATGTTAAACCATAAGTGCACGAGCGGTATCTGCAGCTTTTGTCCTTTATTCTCATTATAGCTGGAGTTAACCATGCCAAAATTCTGGCAATGAAACGCAGTGGTGGAGATACTGCTTTCTCCACCGCTTGAGTAAGGTCACTTGATGTTATGTCATAAGGGATAACCAGCTGCACAATTATATCTTGCAATTTCTCCAAAGTGAACATCTCCACTTATGAAGAAAACCCCTTCCCTCTGTACAAGGAAAACAACTAAATCCATCATGTGTGGATGAAACTAGATAAAGTAAATCTCACTTCTGCATAAACATGTTACCCAAGGAAAAGCCAACAAAACTGAAGCAGGTGTTATCagaaatcacaattttttaatctattttttttaagacaGTAGGATATGTCAAATTTCAAGTTGCTCTAGTCAGCAATTCTCTTGCCAATTAGGACtagctaaataaaaaaaaaaaaaaaaaagaagttcaaaatgaagaaagagaagaagggTCTACCATGGCACAAATCTTCCCCACCCCCCAAAAGCTCTCTTTTCTTCAGTCACTAGGAGATGTGTATCATAACTTTTTCTTGATCAGTAAAAGATAGTGTTTATGTATTGCAACGTCAAGAAGATGCTGAGAAGTGTACATACTTTTGAATGTGCTAAAAAATCAAGCATAGCTTCTACACCACCAATTAAAGCTATGTTGCACCAAAATGTAAGGAGATACATCTGTATTTAACTACAAATACAGTTCACTATTGCTCTCGAAAATCCTAGCTCTTCTAACCATCCAAGTAGATAAACATAAAGCTGCAGGGATCAAGTTGTTTACTTGGACCTTTTTTGTGCCAGCAATGCAGCAGATACAGAGTCCAATTAAAGGCCTAAAATGTTAAAGATGTTCCATAGCTGAATAGTGAATTTGCAATGGAGAAAAGGATGATCCGTGTGCTTAATTTGGCTATTATTGAGGCCTCATATTTGGAGATTTCTGTGGGCTAAAACAAAATCCTTTGCGACCAACCAGGTAAAACATTTGACCTTTCCACAGCTACAGGGGCTGATCCTAGAGAACTGCAGATATCCAGATTTAATAGAGAAGTGATCAACTTTGACTCCTGCCCACATCAGACTGCCGGGTTTGCTTTGAAGTGTAGGCAGTAGAGATAACAAAAGAGAGCAGAAATCATGACTTTCCCAGTCATTGAAAGGTCTTCTGAAAATGATGTTTATCTTTGTTCGGACCAGCAACTATGGACCGTTGCTTGGGGATTAGAGACCACCCAAATAGATTGAGGAATCTCTCTTTAAAAGGAGACTGGTGCTCTTTCCATACCAACATGAATGCAGGTGTCAAGCCTCATAGTATCACAAACCTTCCAGATGCCATGTCCTTTAGGATAGAGTGTTTCCTTGGTAATCCATACTTACCATTCTCCACAAAAAGAGTATCTCCATAAGCATTTGAGTCTTCACCCCTAGCCCACCATTCTTATTATATGTAGTGACTGAATTCAATCTTACTAAGTTTAAAAATTCTTCCAAAGGAAGCCCCTCCGAATGTAAAAGGCCATAAAAGTTGCTAAGGTAGAATTACACACGGATATCTACTAATTGACCCTCAAAGTAGGAATGCCCCAGTGACAACTGCAATGATAAGTCTCGTATATAAAAGGATTTGGTATTTTCTCAAGCAAATTAGAATTATTTTCTCCAAGTATTTATTATTGCATCTAACGTAAATCATGTTTCATACTATTCTAATTGGTTACTTGAAGTCACATAGTTGAAATATATATgcttttctctaattttccaACTACTTGagtaaaataactaaaattataGTAGCTACTGCCACTGCAAGATAATAATTTCACAAGGAAGTTAAAATGACATTTTACTAACAACACCATTATAATGGAATTTGACAATCATGCCAAATtaccaatttaaaaaaaaaatggaatttgACCATCATGGACTGTACTAGGGTACCTGAAGAGGGTTTATCTGAATTTCCGTGCTTACAAATTAATTAGGGAAaatggtctgatatacccctcaattttgtcatttggagctgatatacccctcgttataaaagtggctcatatatgcccttaccgttatacaaacggctcatatataccccttccattacaaaatggctcacatatacccttcatttaacggaagttaataaattagtttaaaatttatatttattacttctaattttttttaaaaaaattatttaggagtatatatgattcttctatcaaaattcaaggtatatttcaatttttttcatacataaattattttttgacttcttttattataactatttgagtttcttattcttattttgtttttttctttcattccttagtttaaagagaaaaaaaattaaacaattttttttgtgtgtattgtaatttaatttcgtattcgaagaaaaaatttggtcatctacaatatgttttacaagaatattagtgaaacataaataaatttgattatcaaaataataattataaattagtcattgaaacaaaaaaaagtcaaaaaaatatgtttgacgaggattaaatttactcatatgggattatattttttgaaaaaaaataataaaaatttagattaaaattattttttttttcatttttgttagaggaaaagggtatatgtgagccatttgtttacgagtaggggtatatatgagccactttcataacaaggggtatatcagctctaaatgacaaagttgaggggtatatcagacccttttcccaattAATTATGCTGAGTTGTAACTATAGTACATGGTAAATTCCTTTGGCTTCTTTATATATTTACTTCATTGTATTTTGAATTCTCTTCTATAAGAGTTGTTACCTTGACTAGGATGTGCGTTTCATTTTTGggcaataacaacaataattgGTGTTAATAGCGACCTCTTGGTTTCTTCATGCTTTAGTACTTTTCATAAAGATCTGAATAAGAGACAATAGAATCTCTTGCACGGGTAGTAGTAGTTCAATAGAGATTTCATGGAATTCGAGTCCAGGTCCAATGAGAATTTTGACAATAAATTCCTCATTAAACAAAGGAGATCAGTGGCAAGTTCATTACAAAGAGATCGAATTTGGTAGAGATAATCAATGGAATTCCTTGAAGAGAAGAGTCAGACGATCGTGTAGACTAAAGATTTTTGTTTGCACTGTTGCACATGCAGTGTGCAAAGCATCCCAAGCAGCCTTGGAAGTGATTGTAGTTGCAACTGTAAGATCAACTGAGGTCAATATAGTGTTTTGAGTTGGTTGATCTTGGCGATATCATGAAACAAAatcaatattcttttttattttttttgacatcttcattatttttaagtcaTTGTTTGAGTAGGGCAGGGAGAGAACCATCGAGATGGCTATAAAGGTTGTTTCCACACATAATAATGGATATTTGAGCTTTCCTAAGGAAAAAATATTGCCTACCAATTAATATGATTGGTAACTAGGTGACAGAATCAAACTGAACAATTGTTGAGTTGGTGTTGACTGTTGACCCATCATGGTGGGAGGGCTTATCGATAAAAAATATTCGCACGGGTTAATTGGCTTTGATACCAGATAAATTATATAGCTAGCAATAGAATGAAGTTAGAGAGATACTTTATTGATTGTACTTCGGGTATAAATAGATTTTATACAACTCCTGTAGCAAAGAGGTAAACTAAGAAATGGATAAGACCTATCTAAACATAACCTAAATACAAGGAGTAAGTTACAGCAGTGTCCTACAGAACAAGAACTACTAAATCTGATATTTAAAATAGGAATTAGATAATTATCTGTAATTAGAAGGGAGACTCCCTTCATATTAAACTAGTTAGGTATCCTGAGTTACTATCAATTAGAAGGTAGGACTTATCTCTTACATATACTGAATTAATACACATCGTACACTTATGATTTCAAAACCCAGAAAATTATAATAGCAATGATTCACATTTGAACTTGATAACTATAAATATCTCCTCAAGTGCAAGCCATATGTTCCCTAGAGTAAATGAATGACTTATACAAAGgtcaagaagaaaacatatttgaTATCTGAATAAATGAGTAATAGTTGTAGGAGGACCTTTCAACTCCCTCTCCAACCACATCCATTGTGCATCTCCTAAGATATTTTCATCACTAGACAAAGGATCTCTGTGATATCTTGTATCCAAGAGAATGACCTAGAGAAAACTATCCATTAGATCAAAACAATACTAAAGGTGGTCACTATTCCAAACTTCTATAAAAGATACATTTTTGAAAGAGAAATGGAGGTTAATAAAAATTAGTTTGTTGATGATAATGATTGCAATTATTGAAGTGATAATAATAAGAATCTCATATAAGAAACATCATATTGACATGAACGaaatgtatatattgtgttctatttgtataaagcgagagaaaattgtatatacacatgcaaatatatatatcttcgtcctattcacttataattatacaatacaaatatttccctaccacttttcttttgcctttctatctttctcgttttatacatacacaaattatataattgatcttttgtgtacaactgctttcttttgtatatgtataatgaataataCAACTGTTTTTTTgcatatgtatagcgaaatatacatatttatgtttggcTATGAAGTGTAATTATACAATCTTTGCTAtcacatacaaatataattttgtatttgcTATACGTGAAAGTTGCTCAATAAACGATACTTACtaattgatttatgatattaaacttattttcctattttaggCTAAAACTTATAAGTTAATCAATAAAggattttattttcaaaacccaaatatacaaaaataattaagttattttctctctctaatttggttgacaatttattttaaaggagTCCTAGAATAAACACAGGCTTAATTATCTTTTGTTAACAAACTTTTGTACTGCTCAATTGTGGTTTTATtctagggaaaattgtatatagtgacaaactaaaaatcaaattaatatagcCATCCTTTGATTTTATTGTGTCccgtagcaaactgtttgtcagttaGCTCTCTTACTCAAACTCTCGCTCCATCTCTCACTCActtcctctcacttttatacaaacacaagtgtataaaacatgtttctatttgtataaactagaggaaattatataaatatatatatttttgttcccctcttctatatctcgctcgccactctccataatctcgctcgccaccctcacgtctctcgcttatacaaacagaagcgaaatgtataaattgcgtttcagtttgtataaagcgagagaaaattatagagaaacttacataataCCAgttatagcaataacattttttttttcacttgatcacttttaattcatttataatacaagtttaatacatattacaaagaacaccttattcacatataatacaagttttaatgatggataatgtatttatcacacattttaatacacttataatacaatgtgacaattttttaccaaacaaacataagatatttcaaaaacaattataattcaaatatattgcatacataattcacttttaatacatattacatatttatcacagtattgctataaatggtaataaacaaaaagtatcgctaaaatcagtaattattttcaaaaatgtattaattcatgtaatttttcaaaaattatatatgcacatgtaaatacatatattttcatcctatacacttataattttacaataaaaataatctccTGCCTaatttcttttgcctttctctctttatcgttttatacaaattcaaattgtatataatttctctctttctcgttttacacaattcgattcaattgtatattctctgccaaagtctcttttgcctttctctctttctcattttatacaaattcaaattgtatataatcgttctatacacttataattatataattctttttataaacTTCGTTTTTATAGATttctctgcccaagtctctttctttttctcgttttatacactttgttttatacaattcacttctattgtatatgtatagagaattatacatttatatgtttgctatAGAGTGCAATTGTGCAAACTTTGctaaaacatataaatataaattttatgtttgctatacgTGAATGTTGCCCTTTATTCTTTGCAATAGCTATATAGAGTTCTCTAGCTATATATCTATGTTTCATACATGAATTTATAATGTAGCACTCTTCATATTTTCTCCTTGCATTTTAATAGCTTCGAGTagagattaaaattattttttggcaAGTAGCctacttcacttttttttttaaaaaaatctagcTCTCACTTTTCATTTATCTCGTctatataattacaaaaatctgCTAAAAGTTACATAAATagataacttaaaatattataatctctaaaatttcctgtcatttaaaaattttacaaaagtacatatatatatacttattccTCTAAGATATATTTCTCCCACCTCTCAGACACATCCCTTCCATTAGGTAATGTATTAGACCACCAAGGAATGTATCCAAGAACAATAACACATCCCaagatttttgtaattgaaaAAACTTCCGAGAGTGAATGTAAATAAGCCCCAAATGTATTGAGATTTTTCTATAAGTTGTCTGAGTTCTAGACATCTTCCTTGCCTGTCTGCAACTCGAGCACATTTCGATTTTATATTTAACCCAACTTAGGAAATTAAAAGACAATTGCCTTGAATTATTGATTGTTGCATCTGATGTGATTTATATTCTATATGACCTTCCTTTGACAGGTTAAAATATGTTTATGGACAGTTACATTATATTAAAGTTCAGGACACAATTATGCAGCAGCAGTTCTTTCAGGTGCACGAAGAACTTGTTGCAGTAAGCGCGCTGCAAGACGTTGAGATATTCCACCAACTACGCGCCCTCCAATACTGCGTGCTTCTGGTTCTTGAAGTACCTGCTCAAGTATGGTTTACCAATTAGCAACAAGGACAAACTCTTAGCTTCAGAAATACAAAAcccttcttcaatggagttcggTTGGAACACATACCCAACACCGACTTAGAAGCTTGAATATGGCGAAAACACCAAATGCTGAACAACACATCAATGCAATTACAATGGTATATAACACTAGTAAGCATCATGCTTTACCAACAAAGCCTTTTCCCGCCCTCCCACACCACCCAACTAAATGAAGAACAATGGGCAAGTGcatttcaaaacaaaaagatCCATGTATAATTATGggtatatatatcatttatgtGTGAAACCATCTTTGCATTACTCAGCTAAGAACACATGAACATAGGGATGACAATGGGGCGGGGCGGGGCGGTTTTTTAAGGTTGTGTGGGGCGGGTTGAAGTGGGTTGCGGGTAAATGTGAGTTTAAGTGGGTTGaaacttaatttcaaatttttattgttataagagtgataaaacatatatcttaagataatttctttaaagctactaaaatattcaagatagtAAATGAAAATGGTTCAATAAAAGTTAATACAATCTCTTACATGTTCCTTAATTGACCTCCAAAATATAAGTTTTTAAGTCATTATCTAATAAACTAATACAtcttaatgaaaaaaatgaacttatttgtatgcattttacttttatatcaaacttaactagaaaaagaaaatattaaaagaaactACGCAAGGTGGTGTaggttgaaaatgaaaaaaaagttgttaTGCGGGGAGGATTAAAGAATTTGCAGGTTAAGCTCAACCCACCCCGCCCCCGCCTTGAACCACCCCATTCCATCCCTACATGAACCACTTGATTCCAACTATTAAAATTACATTACATGGAAAGAGAGTGCTTCTAACCTGCAAAATTGGTTGCAAAAGATTCGGATCAAAATTCTCTGAGGATTGCAATAGTCCCCATATCTTGATCACCTGTGCCCTAAGTTCCATTAAGCTCTGTTGCTCAGCAGCACTTATTGTAAAGGGACCACTTGCATTTCCATTGAAAACAAAAGTCCTCATGGGACCAGGAACAGAATTAAATGATTCAATAGCTGAACCCAGAATAATTGCTTCACTGACACGGATTGCTTCTTTGATAACCAAATCCCTTAATTCTTTACCATCTGGACCCAACAACAACTTCAGGACAGGTTGCAACGCATCTTTTGCAGAAAAGTCCCTGTCTTTCTTTCCCTGGACAAGCAAGTTTTCAAGTCTACTCCACCTGTAATAACCAAGAGTAAGAGCTTCATGTTGTTAGCAGCGCATCAGAAGAATGAGCTAAGTTTAGTTAAGGAGCAAAAAACGGAAAAGTGAAGCCTGCCTGAATTTCCCATCCTTGAAAAGTAACTCAATGAGAGCATCTCTCAGATATGGATTAGGATCTGTAAGAAGCCTTTTAGCAAAATATGGATATGAAGCAGCCAGTACTTTAAACTTAGGATCAGCATATAATGCTAAACCTTCTAAAACAGTGAGAGATCTCAAAATCAATGCGTAATAAGCCGGAACTGCATGAATTTCAAACAGCCAAGGCAGCAATGTCAGGCACGGTACAAACAATTGACTTGACTTATTATTTGCAACGATATCTTCTTAAAGTTTATCCGTTAAGCATTTCAATATTGATCAGCATACATTTGATTGCAAGACTAGCAACTCACCATTAAAGGGATATTGATATAACACAGCACCCAGACCATCTACAAGTGTTTTGAAGTTAAGTTCGCTTACTGTTGAATTAAGTGCATCATCGAAGAAGTCTCGTAATGCTGGTACAATTGGAGAAACATCCACATTGGGAGACAAAAAGTCTAAAGCATAGTAGTCACGAGCCATCGCTTCATAATCCCGATTGACCAT includes:
- the LOC107016257 gene encoding LOW QUALITY PROTEIN: uncharacterized protein LOC107016257 (The sequence of the model RefSeq protein was modified relative to this genomic sequence to represent the inferred CDS: inserted 2 bases in 1 codon); this encodes MMDLVVFLVQREGVFFISGDVHFGEIARYNCAAGYPXYDITSSDLTQAVEKAVSPPLRFIARILAWLTPAIMRIKDKSCRYRSCTYGQPNVGTIEINWDSNPVDLKFHVRDEKGLPVSALKISLSQLQGRKMDSEMTIGLGKFQKYCSLLVDLPWFVRYRLAIFFFSALAGVASINHRIPLRCQVMLQDMALQIQV